The following are encoded together in the Nocardioides sp. Arc9.136 genome:
- a CDS encoding tyrosine-protein phosphatase — protein MSELPSEPQVGEELVRLASADNFRDVAGPGHPTSDGGRVRRGVLFRSNELQLTDADADSMRGLGITAVYDLRAAHEVEAHPDVPVPGATWHHLAVGGIPMDEVAALATREQSLAAMLAVYRAFVEHPDARASFGELLTRLATTDGAQLFHCTAGKDRTGWAAAVVLGLLGVPEEVVLEDYLLTNTFSTATRDKYLAIIAEHLGPEKVEVYEAVMVADEAYLRTAWDAVAASYGDLRGYVLDGLGVAPGDLEALLTRLRG, from the coding sequence GTGAGCGAACTCCCCAGCGAGCCCCAGGTCGGCGAGGAGCTGGTCCGACTCGCGTCGGCGGACAACTTCCGCGACGTCGCCGGTCCCGGCCACCCGACCTCCGACGGTGGGCGGGTGCGCCGCGGCGTGCTGTTCCGCTCCAACGAGCTGCAGCTGACCGACGCCGACGCCGACTCCATGCGCGGCCTCGGCATCACCGCGGTCTACGACCTCCGGGCCGCCCACGAGGTCGAGGCGCACCCCGACGTGCCCGTCCCGGGGGCGACCTGGCACCACCTCGCCGTGGGCGGGATCCCGATGGACGAGGTGGCCGCGCTGGCGACGCGGGAGCAGTCGCTCGCCGCGATGCTGGCGGTCTACCGCGCGTTCGTGGAGCACCCCGACGCCCGCGCGTCCTTCGGCGAGCTGCTGACCCGGCTGGCGACGACCGACGGCGCCCAGCTCTTCCACTGCACTGCCGGGAAGGACCGCACCGGCTGGGCCGCCGCGGTCGTCCTCGGCCTGCTCGGCGTGCCCGAGGAGGTCGTGCTCGAGGACTACCTGCTCACCAACACCTTCTCGACCGCCACCCGGGACAAGTACCTCGCGATCATCGCCGAGCACCTCGGTCCCGAGAAGGTCGAGGTCTACGAGGCGGTCATGGTCGCCGACGAGGCCTACCTCCGGACCGCGTGGGACGCCGTCGCCGCGTCGTACGGCGACCTGCGGGGCTACGTGCTCGACGGGCTGGGCGTCGCGCCGGGCGACCTCGAGGCGCTGCTCACCCGCCTGCGCGGCTGA
- the sigK gene encoding ECF RNA polymerase sigma factor SigK: MEHLRPVAAGDPSSEGAPAAPDLADLLRAAGRGDQHAFAQLYDATSSRVVGLAVRVVRDPAQAEEVAQEAFLEIWRTASRFDADRGSPLAWLLTIVHRKAVDRVRSAEAATRRDQNYHHQNQPVAHDATAEAAHASLEARRVRTALGSLTPVQREALELAYFGGYTHTEVASMLELPVGTAKTRIRDGLIRLRDTMGVGS, translated from the coding sequence GTGGAACACCTGAGGCCCGTGGCAGCGGGCGACCCCTCCTCCGAGGGGGCGCCCGCTGCGCCCGACCTCGCCGACCTGCTGCGGGCGGCGGGTCGCGGGGACCAGCACGCCTTCGCGCAGCTGTACGACGCCACCTCCTCCCGCGTGGTCGGCCTCGCCGTCCGCGTGGTGCGGGACCCGGCGCAGGCCGAGGAGGTCGCCCAGGAGGCGTTCCTCGAGATCTGGCGGACGGCCAGCAGGTTCGACGCCGACCGGGGCAGCCCGCTCGCCTGGCTGCTGACGATCGTCCACCGCAAGGCGGTCGACCGGGTCCGCTCGGCCGAGGCCGCCACCCGGCGCGACCAGAACTACCACCACCAGAACCAGCCGGTGGCGCACGACGCCACCGCGGAGGCCGCACACGCCTCCCTCGAGGCCCGTCGGGTGCGCACCGCGCTCGGCAGCCTCACCCCGGTCCAGCGCGAGGCACTTGAGCTGGCGTACTTCGGGGGGTACACCCACACCGAGGTGGCCAGCATGCTCGAGCTGCCGGTGGGCACGGCCAAGACCCGCATCCGGGACGGCCTGATCAGACTACGAGACACGATGGGAGTGGGGAGCTGA
- a CDS encoding molybdopterin-dependent oxidoreductase, whose product MTRPLAALRSAFVPALSGVLATLAGVGAGHLVAALLDPADSPVLAVGSQVIDLTPTPVKEWAVAEFGTADKPILIGSVLVGVVLLAAAAGLLARRRFAYGAAALVVLVAIPAVVAATRPTAGAAAVVPSLVAGLVGVAALWWLVRAARPAAAGSVPEGEHARRTGDAGHGPSRRGLLVAVGVVAGAAAVMGGAGRWIASYRSRAVDIDLPAAADPLRALPKGLETRFDGITPLQVPNADFYRVDTRLDVPIVDVDDWTLTIDGDVDQEVTFTFDDLLAMDLVERDITLTCVSTSVGGKFVGGARWLGVPLTDLLDRAGVGSRADQIFSTDVDGMTISTPLAVATDGRDSMLAIGMNGEPLPREHGFPARMVVPGLYGFISATKWVTRMTLTTYDDQQAYWTERDWATDAPIKPSSRIDTPKALAQLDPGENVIGGVAWAQYDGGVGTVQVRVDGGAWQDAELGPDLGTDYWRQWFHRWDAEPGQHRIATRVVDGRGEPQTAVRAEPFPAGSSGIQELIVTVG is encoded by the coding sequence GTGACCAGACCGCTCGCCGCCCTCAGATCCGCCTTCGTCCCCGCCCTGTCCGGTGTGCTCGCCACGCTCGCGGGCGTGGGGGCCGGCCACCTGGTGGCCGCCCTCCTGGACCCGGCGGACTCGCCGGTGCTGGCGGTCGGGTCGCAGGTCATCGACCTGACGCCCACCCCGGTCAAGGAGTGGGCGGTCGCGGAGTTCGGGACCGCCGACAAGCCGATCCTCATCGGCTCGGTCCTGGTCGGCGTGGTGCTCCTCGCCGCCGCCGCCGGGCTGCTGGCCCGGCGGCGGTTCGCGTACGGCGCGGCCGCGCTGGTCGTGCTGGTGGCCATCCCCGCCGTCGTCGCCGCGACCCGGCCGACGGCCGGGGCCGCCGCGGTCGTGCCGAGCCTGGTCGCCGGCCTCGTCGGCGTCGCCGCGCTGTGGTGGCTGGTGCGGGCGGCCCGGCCGGCCGCCGCCGGCTCGGTGCCGGAGGGCGAGCACGCCCGGCGCACCGGCGACGCCGGGCACGGGCCGTCGCGCCGCGGGCTGCTGGTCGCGGTGGGCGTGGTCGCCGGCGCCGCGGCCGTCATGGGCGGCGCGGGACGCTGGATCGCGTCGTACCGCTCCCGGGCCGTCGACATCGACCTCCCCGCAGCCGCGGACCCGCTGCGGGCGCTGCCGAAGGGGCTCGAGACGCGCTTCGACGGCATCACGCCGCTGCAGGTGCCGAACGCGGACTTCTACCGCGTGGACACCCGCCTCGACGTGCCGATCGTCGACGTCGACGACTGGACGCTCACCATCGACGGCGACGTCGACCAGGAGGTCACCTTCACCTTCGACGACCTGCTCGCGATGGACCTGGTCGAGCGTGACATCACCCTGACCTGCGTCTCGACGAGCGTCGGCGGCAAGTTCGTCGGCGGCGCCCGCTGGCTCGGCGTGCCGCTCACCGACCTGCTCGACCGGGCCGGCGTCGGGTCGAGGGCGGACCAGATCTTCTCCACCGACGTCGACGGGATGACCATCTCCACGCCGCTCGCCGTGGCGACCGACGGCCGCGACTCGATGCTGGCGATCGGGATGAACGGCGAGCCGCTGCCGCGCGAGCACGGCTTCCCCGCGCGGATGGTCGTGCCGGGCCTGTACGGCTTCATCAGCGCCACCAAGTGGGTCACCCGGATGACGCTCACGACGTACGACGACCAGCAGGCGTACTGGACCGAGCGGGACTGGGCGACCGACGCCCCGATCAAGCCCTCCAGCCGGATCGACACGCCCAAGGCGCTCGCCCAGCTCGACCCCGGTGAGAACGTCATCGGCGGCGTCGCGTGGGCGCAGTACGACGGCGGCGTCGGCACCGTGCAGGTGCGCGTCGACGGCGGCGCCTGGCAGGACGCCGAGCTGGGCCCCGACCTCGGCACCGACTACTGGCGCCAGTGGTTCCACCGCTGGGACGCCGAGCCCGGCCAGCACCGGATCGCGACCCGGGTCGTCGACGGGCGTGGCGAGCCGCAGACCGCGGTCCGCGCCGAGCCGTTCCCGGCCGGCTCCAGCGGCATCCAGGAGCTCATCGTCACCGTCGGCTGA
- a CDS encoding protein-L-isoaspartate O-methyltransferase has protein sequence MPPTPDPVAEAFAATPRSDFLPQAVRERASYDGPLPLGHGQTCSQPRTVEAMLRLLDVHPGHHVLDVGTGSGWTTALLAHLTGPGGSVVGREMVPDLVAFGSANLARTRRPWASISPADPEVLGDPGRAPYDRVLVSAEARHLPRALVDQLVPGGRMVAPVAGEMLLVERRPDREPGVERHGRYRFVPLV, from the coding sequence GTGCCACCCACACCCGACCCGGTGGCCGAGGCGTTCGCCGCGACGCCCCGGTCGGACTTCCTGCCGCAGGCCGTGCGCGAGCGGGCGTCGTACGACGGGCCGCTGCCGCTCGGTCACGGGCAGACCTGCTCCCAGCCCCGCACCGTCGAGGCGATGCTCCGGCTCCTCGACGTCCACCCCGGCCACCACGTCCTCGACGTCGGCACCGGCTCGGGGTGGACCACCGCGCTGCTCGCGCACCTCACGGGGCCGGGCGGCAGCGTCGTCGGCCGCGAGATGGTGCCCGACCTGGTCGCCTTCGGCTCGGCGAACCTGGCGCGGACGCGGCGTCCCTGGGCCTCGATCTCCCCGGCCGACCCCGAGGTGCTCGGCGACCCGGGGCGCGCGCCGTACGACCGGGTCCTGGTCTCCGCCGAGGCCCGGCACCTGCCCCGGGCGCTGGTCGACCAGCTCGTCCCCGGTGGCCGGATGGTGGCGCCCGTCGCGGGCGAGATGCTGCTGGTGGAGCGCCGGCCCGACCGGGAGCCGGGGGTCGAGCGCCACGGCCGCTACCGGTTCGTGCCGCTCGTCTGA
- a CDS encoding fasciclin domain-containing protein: MKLQTLRRTGVAAAAISLSLGLAACSSEDDSSDSASDSTSSSSSTESESSAPAEEETTAAAEGAAAQTFGDACSAVPTDGPGSFDGMVQDPVATAASNNPLLETLVTAVGAVDGLADTLNSAEALTVFAPTNDAFGAIPEKKLQAVLKDQKTLGAILSHHVVAGQLDPDAVVGKQETLNKDMVTVEGDTSGMTVEGANVLCGNIPTANATVYVIDQVLMPKA; this comes from the coding sequence ATGAAGCTCCAGACCCTGCGCCGTACCGGTGTCGCGGCCGCCGCGATCTCGCTCTCCCTCGGCCTGGCCGCATGCAGCAGCGAGGACGACAGCAGCGACAGCGCCTCGGACTCGACCTCGTCGTCGAGCAGCACCGAGAGCGAGAGCAGCGCCCCCGCCGAGGAGGAGACCACCGCGGCCGCCGAGGGCGCCGCCGCGCAGACCTTCGGTGACGCCTGCTCCGCCGTCCCGACCGACGGCCCCGGCTCCTTCGACGGCATGGTCCAGGACCCGGTCGCGACCGCCGCCTCGAACAACCCGCTCCTCGAGACCCTGGTCACCGCCGTCGGCGCGGTCGACGGCCTCGCCGACACGCTGAACTCCGCCGAGGCGCTCACCGTCTTCGCGCCCACCAACGACGCCTTCGGCGCGATCCCGGAGAAGAAGCTCCAGGCGGTCCTCAAGGACCAGAAGACCCTCGGCGCGATCCTGTCCCACCACGTCGTCGCCGGTCAGCTCGACCCCGACGCCGTGGTCGGCAAGCAGGAGACGCTGAACAAGGACATGGTCACCGTCGAGGGCGACACCTCGGGCATGACCGTCGAGGGCGCGAACGTGCTCTGCGGCAACATCCCGACCGCCAACGCGACCGTGTACGTCATCGACCAGGTCCTCATGCCCAAGGCCTGA
- a CDS encoding enoyl-CoA hydratase family protein — protein MPDAQQPAQPDELVHYAVADQVATITLDSPHNRNALSARLVAELGDRLERAEADPAAKVVLLRAEGSVFCSGADLSEASAAGSEDAPRGIVRLQRLVVGSTKPVVLRLQGAVRAGGIGLVAAADVVVAVEDATFALTEVKLGLAPAVISLTVLPRLTSRAAAYTFLTGETFTGTEAERMGLVTRAVPADALDAEVERVCASLATGAVQGLRESKALLAEDLLERIDRLGDDVAARSARLFGSEEAREAMTAFLSRKK, from the coding sequence ATGCCCGACGCCCAGCAGCCAGCCCAGCCCGACGAGCTGGTCCACTACGCGGTCGCCGACCAGGTCGCGACCATCACCCTCGACTCCCCGCACAACCGCAACGCGCTGTCCGCGCGGCTGGTGGCCGAGCTCGGCGACCGCCTCGAGCGCGCCGAGGCCGACCCGGCGGCGAAGGTGGTGCTGCTGCGCGCGGAGGGCTCGGTGTTCTGCTCCGGCGCCGACCTCTCCGAGGCCTCGGCGGCCGGCTCCGAGGACGCCCCGCGCGGGATCGTGCGCCTGCAGCGGCTCGTCGTGGGCTCGACGAAGCCGGTGGTGCTGCGGCTGCAGGGCGCGGTGCGCGCCGGCGGGATCGGGCTGGTGGCCGCCGCCGACGTCGTCGTCGCCGTCGAGGACGCCACCTTCGCGCTCACCGAGGTCAAGCTCGGGCTGGCCCCCGCCGTCATCTCGCTCACGGTGCTGCCGCGGCTGACGTCGCGCGCCGCGGCGTACACCTTCCTGACGGGGGAGACCTTCACCGGCACCGAGGCCGAGCGGATGGGCCTGGTGACCCGGGCGGTGCCGGCCGACGCCCTCGACGCGGAGGTGGAGCGGGTCTGCGCCTCGCTCGCGACCGGTGCGGTGCAGGGCCTGCGGGAGAGCAAGGCGCTGCTGGCCGAGGACCTGCTCGAGCGGATCGACCGGCTCGGCGACGACGTGGCGGCGCGGAGCGCGCGGCTCTTCGGGTCCGAGGAGGCCCGCGAGGCGATGACGGCGTTCCTGTCGCGCAAGAAGTAG
- a CDS encoding UvrD-helicase domain-containing protein has product MSEQQQSQSDDRSADRSVEEREVAAEQEFVDRVYRQLADSAAAARQLAREGHQRGRLGHEGGLVERDAMVFQAAKRIAQLDAAHEGLVFGRLDLTPELDAAPRYVGRIGLRDADRDSLLIDWRAPAAAVFYQATAAEPHHVIRRRVLRCVGPEVVGVEDELLDAEALEESGLDLPIVGEGALMAQLSRARDRSMHSIVATIQAEQDKAIRAPGKGVVTISGGPGTGKTVVALHRAAYLLYTDRRRYETGGVLVVGPSGVFMRYIERVLPSLGETAVALRSLGEVVDGVRATRHDEPAVADVKGTERMAELLRRTARQQAPGSPTQFRIFWRDDTIVLDRGLLGRLRRQLMSQGRRNKQLPRVAPTLLDAMWRQVRGERGRDRGREAFDEEMLSDQRFVDFAVAWWPPLDARTVLGWLRDPELLARVGEGVVTAEEQRLLLKSWAGATDLSVADVALLDELRYALGDVPAKPEDERDDPLAVIEGAVDLQELTTASDREYAPSGRAWAPPQHRIEDDGFAHVLVDEAQDLTPMQWRMVGRRGRTASWTIVGDPAQSSWPVREEAEAARAAALEGKQVHAFHLSTNYRNSSEIYAYAEAYARRVGLDADLPTAVRSTGVEPVEVTGVTDLEAATRAAVVDLAGRVGGTVGIVVPVARRSEVNSWLASWSELAADAPSARAAVDSSVTPSGEDRVVVLTGLDTKGLEFDGIVVVRPQEIEDESLTGRATLYVVLTRATQLLTTIS; this is encoded by the coding sequence TTGTCCGAACAGCAGCAGTCCCAGTCCGACGACCGGTCGGCGGATCGGTCCGTCGAGGAGCGCGAGGTCGCGGCCGAGCAGGAGTTCGTCGACCGCGTCTACCGCCAGCTGGCCGACTCGGCCGCGGCGGCGCGCCAGCTCGCCCGGGAGGGCCACCAGCGCGGCCGGCTCGGGCACGAGGGCGGGCTCGTCGAGCGCGACGCGATGGTCTTCCAGGCCGCGAAGCGGATCGCCCAGCTCGACGCCGCCCACGAGGGACTCGTCTTCGGCCGCCTCGACCTGACGCCCGAGCTCGACGCGGCACCGCGGTACGTCGGCCGCATCGGCCTGCGCGACGCCGACCGGGACTCCCTGCTCATCGACTGGCGCGCCCCGGCCGCCGCGGTGTTCTACCAGGCGACCGCGGCCGAGCCGCACCACGTGATCCGTCGCCGGGTGCTGCGCTGCGTCGGCCCCGAGGTCGTCGGCGTCGAGGACGAGCTGCTGGACGCCGAGGCGCTCGAGGAGTCCGGCCTGGACCTGCCGATCGTCGGCGAGGGCGCGCTGATGGCGCAGCTCTCCCGGGCCCGCGACCGGTCGATGCACTCGATCGTCGCGACCATCCAGGCCGAGCAGGACAAGGCGATCCGCGCGCCGGGCAAGGGCGTGGTCACCATCTCCGGCGGTCCCGGCACGGGCAAGACGGTCGTCGCGCTGCACCGCGCGGCGTACCTGCTCTACACCGACCGCCGCCGCTACGAGACCGGCGGCGTGCTGGTCGTCGGCCCCAGCGGGGTGTTCATGCGCTACATCGAGCGGGTGCTGCCGAGCCTCGGTGAGACCGCGGTGGCGCTGCGCTCCCTGGGCGAGGTCGTCGACGGGGTGCGGGCGACCCGGCACGACGAGCCGGCGGTCGCCGACGTCAAGGGCACCGAGCGGATGGCCGAGCTGCTGCGGCGCACGGCGCGGCAGCAGGCGCCGGGCAGCCCGACCCAGTTCCGGATCTTCTGGCGCGACGACACGATCGTGCTCGACCGCGGCCTGCTCGGCCGGCTGCGCCGCCAGCTCATGTCGCAGGGCCGCCGCAACAAGCAGCTGCCCCGGGTCGCCCCGACGCTCCTGGACGCGATGTGGCGGCAGGTGCGCGGCGAGCGCGGGCGCGACCGCGGCCGCGAGGCCTTCGACGAGGAGATGCTGTCCGACCAGCGGTTCGTGGACTTCGCGGTCGCCTGGTGGCCGCCGCTCGACGCCCGGACCGTCCTGGGCTGGCTGCGCGACCCCGAGCTCCTCGCCCGGGTCGGCGAGGGCGTCGTCACGGCCGAGGAGCAGCGGCTGCTGCTGAAGTCCTGGGCCGGGGCCACCGACCTCTCGGTCGCCGACGTCGCGCTGCTCGACGAGCTGCGCTACGCCCTGGGCGACGTGCCGGCCAAGCCCGAGGACGAGCGCGACGACCCGCTCGCGGTCATCGAGGGCGCGGTCGACCTGCAGGAGCTGACCACCGCCTCGGACCGGGAGTACGCCCCCTCCGGCCGGGCCTGGGCACCGCCCCAGCACCGGATCGAGGACGACGGCTTCGCCCACGTGCTCGTCGACGAGGCGCAGGACCTCACGCCGATGCAGTGGCGGATGGTCGGCCGGCGCGGCCGCACGGCGTCCTGGACCATCGTCGGCGACCCGGCCCAGTCCTCCTGGCCGGTCCGCGAGGAGGCCGAGGCGGCCCGCGCCGCGGCGCTCGAGGGCAAGCAGGTCCACGCCTTCCACCTCTCGACCAACTACCGGAACTCCTCGGAGATCTACGCCTACGCCGAGGCCTACGCCCGGCGCGTCGGGCTCGACGCCGACCTCCCGACCGCGGTGCGCTCGACCGGAGTGGAGCCGGTCGAGGTGACCGGCGTGACCGACCTCGAGGCCGCGACCCGCGCGGCGGTGGTCGACCTCGCCGGCCGGGTCGGCGGCACCGTCGGCATCGTGGTGCCGGTGGCGCGGCGCTCGGAGGTCAACTCCTGGCTCGCCTCGTGGTCGGAGCTGGCCGCGGACGCCCCGAGCGCCCGGGCGGCCGTCGACTCCTCGGTCACGCCCTCGGGCGAGGACCGCGTCGTCGTGCTGACCGGCCTGGACACCAAGGGACTGGAGTTCGACGGCATCGTCGTGGTCCGCCCCCAGGAGATCGAGGACGAGTCGCTGACCGGCCGGGCGACGCTGTACGTCGTGCTCACCCGCGCCACCCAGCTGCTGACCACCATCAGCTGA
- a CDS encoding anti-sigma factor has translation MSDDIHALSGAYAVDALDDIERAQFERHLAGCDTCREEVDSLREASALLAETTMLEPSADLRARVLAQVSTVRPLPPLVPAHAPAPSTGSVPADPARPRRRRLTGLVAAAAAVVAIGAGTGVLVEQPWEDDTSQAPLPSAVDRIKAAPDVQTFEHEFPDGAEAVLYRSASLNEAVIVTHDMGPAPDGKVYQAWLQHDDVMVSAGLMPEGPDNTVPLEGDPATANGFGITVEPAGGSVVPSKQPVLLVDFGSA, from the coding sequence ATGAGCGACGACATCCATGCTCTGTCCGGCGCCTACGCCGTCGACGCCCTGGACGACATCGAGCGCGCCCAGTTCGAGCGGCACCTCGCCGGGTGCGACACCTGCCGCGAGGAGGTGGACAGCCTCCGCGAGGCCTCCGCGCTGCTCGCCGAGACCACCATGCTCGAGCCGTCCGCCGACCTGCGGGCCCGCGTGCTCGCCCAGGTCTCCACCGTCCGACCGTTGCCCCCGCTGGTGCCGGCCCATGCCCCCGCACCCAGCACGGGCTCGGTCCCGGCCGACCCGGCCCGGCCCCGGCGCCGCCGCCTCACCGGCCTGGTGGCCGCTGCTGCCGCGGTCGTCGCGATCGGCGCCGGCACCGGCGTGCTCGTCGAGCAGCCGTGGGAGGACGACACCAGCCAGGCCCCGCTGCCGTCGGCCGTCGACCGGATCAAGGCCGCGCCCGACGTGCAGACCTTCGAGCACGAGTTCCCCGACGGCGCCGAGGCGGTGCTCTACCGGTCGGCCTCGCTCAACGAGGCGGTCATCGTCACCCACGACATGGGGCCGGCCCCGGACGGCAAGGTCTACCAGGCCTGGCTGCAGCACGACGACGTCATGGTCTCGGCCGGGCTGATGCCCGAGGGCCCCGACAACACCGTGCCGCTCGAGGGCGACCCGGCCACCGCCAACGGCTTCGGGATCACCGTGGAGCCGGCCGGCGGGTCGGTCGTCCCGTCCAAGCAGCCGGTGCTCCTCGTGGACTTCGGCAGCGCCTGA
- a CDS encoding MDR family MFS transporter gives MTSTAAPAPSTTPPPTVDRAGRLIALLVGSAFVVILNETIMSVALPELMREFDVPATTAQWLTTAFLLTMAVVIPVTGFLLVRFPLRRVFIAAMGSFGVGTLLAALAPTFEVLVAARVVQAVGTALMMPLLITTILTIVPAERRGRMMGTISIVISVAPAIGPTISGVVLDQLDWRWMFWLVLPIAVLSLALGAAWVRNVTEPLAVPLDVLSVVLSALAFGGLIYGLSSIGESATGETAVPVWVPLVVGGLALAVFVARQLSLRERALLDLRTFASRTFTIAVLLVAVSMMALFGSLILLPIYLQSVLGLSTLETGLVLLPGGLVMGLLAPFVGRAFDRVGPRPLVAPGATVTSVGLWGMSMFDTGTGAGTVIVVHVVMSIGLALMFTPLLTSALGSLPQHLYSHGSATVSTLQQVAGAAGTALFVTVMTRRSVSEVEGGASVVDATAAGVHAALLYGGVISAVAVLVALLVRQGTAPAGPADAVEPADTAQAAGTPAA, from the coding sequence GTGACCAGCACCGCGGCGCCCGCGCCGAGCACGACCCCGCCACCCACCGTCGACCGCGCCGGGCGGCTGATCGCCCTCCTCGTCGGCTCGGCCTTCGTGGTCATCCTCAACGAGACGATCATGAGCGTGGCGCTGCCCGAGCTCATGCGCGAGTTCGACGTGCCGGCGACGACCGCGCAGTGGCTCACGACCGCGTTCCTGCTCACGATGGCGGTGGTCATCCCGGTGACCGGCTTCCTGCTGGTCCGCTTCCCGCTGCGCCGGGTGTTCATCGCCGCCATGGGCTCCTTCGGCGTCGGCACGCTGCTGGCCGCGCTCGCACCGACGTTCGAGGTCCTCGTCGCGGCCCGCGTCGTGCAGGCCGTCGGCACCGCGCTGATGATGCCGCTGCTGATCACCACCATCCTCACGATCGTCCCGGCCGAGCGCCGCGGTCGGATGATGGGCACGATCTCGATCGTCATCTCGGTCGCCCCGGCCATCGGGCCCACCATCTCCGGCGTCGTGCTCGACCAGCTCGACTGGCGCTGGATGTTCTGGCTGGTCCTGCCGATCGCCGTGCTCTCCCTCGCCCTGGGCGCGGCGTGGGTCCGCAACGTCACCGAGCCCCTCGCCGTCCCGCTGGACGTGCTGTCCGTGGTCCTCTCCGCCCTCGCCTTCGGCGGCCTGATCTACGGCCTCAGCAGCATCGGCGAGTCCGCGACCGGCGAGACCGCCGTGCCCGTCTGGGTGCCGCTCGTGGTCGGCGGGCTCGCGCTCGCCGTGTTCGTCGCGCGCCAGCTCTCCCTGCGCGAGCGCGCGCTGCTGGACCTGCGCACGTTCGCCAGCCGCACCTTCACCATCGCCGTGCTGCTGGTGGCGGTCAGCATGATGGCGCTCTTCGGCAGCCTGATCCTGCTCCCGATCTACCTGCAGTCGGTGCTCGGCCTGAGCACCCTCGAGACGGGCCTCGTGCTGCTGCCGGGCGGCCTCGTGATGGGCCTGCTGGCGCCGTTCGTCGGCCGCGCGTTCGACCGGGTAGGCCCGCGGCCCCTCGTCGCTCCGGGCGCCACCGTCACGTCGGTGGGCCTCTGGGGCATGTCGATGTTCGACACCGGCACCGGCGCGGGCACGGTCATCGTGGTGCACGTCGTGATGAGCATCGGCCTGGCGCTGATGTTCACCCCGCTGCTGACCTCCGCGCTCGGCTCGCTGCCCCAGCACCTGTACTCCCACGGCAGCGCGACCGTCTCGACGCTCCAGCAGGTGGCGGGAGCCGCCGGCACCGCGCTGTTCGTGACCGTGATGACCCGCCGCTCGGTGAGCGAGGTCGAGGGCGGCGCGTCCGTCGTCGACGCCACCGCCGCGGGGGTGCACGCGGCGCTCCTCTACGGCGGGGTGATCTCCGCGGTGGCCGTGCTGGTCGCGCTGCTGGTGCGCCAGGGCACCGCGCCGGCCGGGCCGGCGGACGCGGTGGAGCCGGCGGACACGGCTCAGGCGGCGGGGACCCCCGCCGCCTGA
- a CDS encoding TetR/AcrR family transcriptional regulator: MTTLQERRRRTTEREISDAALRLFEQHGVDGTTVDDIAREAGVSARTVFRYAATKERAALVPHRDLEDRAEERLDSLDPARPLLPQLEAMWRDLLAAFDDGRSDAGAQVLRLRRLMCAEPSLQLAAIGLDEERAAVLADRLAGLLDGDALTARVLVETAAAVLRTALDRWAQDHEAGRPTDLVATYDEACRRLRAVVA; encoded by the coding sequence GTGACCACGCTTCAGGAGCGACGCCGCCGGACGACCGAGCGCGAGATCAGCGACGCCGCGCTCCGGCTGTTCGAGCAGCACGGCGTGGACGGCACCACCGTCGACGACATCGCCCGCGAGGCGGGGGTCTCGGCCCGCACGGTGTTCCGGTACGCCGCGACGAAGGAGCGCGCCGCCCTCGTCCCGCACCGCGACCTCGAGGACCGGGCGGAGGAGCGGCTGGACTCCCTGGACCCCGCCCGGCCCCTCCTGCCGCAGCTCGAGGCGATGTGGCGCGACCTGCTCGCGGCCTTCGACGACGGCCGCAGCGACGCCGGCGCGCAGGTGCTGCGGCTGCGCCGGCTGATGTGCGCCGAGCCGTCGCTCCAGCTCGCCGCGATCGGGCTGGACGAGGAGCGCGCGGCCGTGCTGGCCGACCGGCTGGCCGGCCTCCTCGACGGCGACGCGCTGACCGCCCGGGTGCTGGTGGAGACCGCCGCCGCGGTCCTGCGCACCGCGCTGGACCGGTGGGCCCAGGACCACGAGGCGGGGCGGCCCACCGACCTGGTCGCGACGTACGACGAGGCCTGCCGGCGGCTGCGCGCGGTCGTCGCCTGA